A window of the Gordonia humi genome harbors these coding sequences:
- a CDS encoding DUF2469 domain-containing protein — protein MSAEDLEKYEAEMELSLYKEYKDIVGQFTYVVETERRFYLANGVDLIPRSSDGEVYFEIHMTDAWVWDMYRPARFVKQVRVVTFKDVNVEELEKSELRLPDEP, from the coding sequence ATGAGCGCTGAAGATCTCGAGAAGTACGAAGCCGAGATGGAGCTGTCCCTGTACAAGGAGTACAAGGACATCGTCGGCCAGTTCACCTACGTCGTGGAGACCGAGCGCCGGTTCTACCTCGCGAACGGCGTCGACCTCATTCCGCGCAGCAGCGACGGCGAGGTCTACTTCGAGATCCACATGACCGACGCCTGGGTGTGGGACATGTACCGCCCGGCCCGCTTCGTCAAGCAGGTCCGGGTGGTCACCTTCAAGGACGTCAACGTCGAAGAGCTCGAGAAGTCGGAGCTTCGTCTGCCCGACGAGCCGTGA
- a CDS encoding YraN family protein, with amino-acid sequence MGETTRRPDRRREIGRLGEDVAAEYIAGLGWTVLDRNWRTRYGELDLIAADGDTLVVVEVKTRASRTFDDPAAAVTPQKLRTMRRVTRQWLSEQDRFWPTIRFDIVSIRLDLADPDDLERATLAHHTGVVD; translated from the coding sequence ATGGGGGAGACAACCAGGCGCCCGGACCGGCGCAGAGAAATCGGTCGACTCGGCGAGGACGTGGCCGCCGAGTACATCGCGGGGCTCGGCTGGACGGTCCTGGACCGCAACTGGCGCACCCGGTACGGCGAACTCGATCTGATCGCGGCCGACGGCGACACGTTGGTGGTCGTCGAGGTCAAGACGCGCGCCAGTAGGACGTTCGACGATCCGGCCGCCGCGGTGACGCCGCAGAAGCTGCGGACCATGCGGCGGGTGACGCGCCAGTGGCTGTCCGAGCAGGACCGGTTCTGGCCGACGATCCGGTTCGACATCGTGTCGATCCGACTCGATCTCGCCGATCCGGACGACCTCGAACGCGCGACGCTGGCGCACCACACCGGCGTCGTCGACTAG
- a CDS encoding YifB family Mg chelatase-like AAA ATPase: protein MTTLGRVHSVGLNAFAADAIEIQANISSGLPGFTISGSADASLKEAKDRIRAAIGNSGVTFPDKKVVVALAPANLPKSGAGFDLPMAISILVALGAAQTALLGETVLIGELALDGRLRPVPGVLPLLLGARDAGFTRAVVPIANVREATLVDGLEIGGADALADVVAWLAGERVLDTVTDHDPAPRAPVIPDMADVVGQPAARHALEVAAAGSHHILMTGPPGIGKTMLASRLPGILPPLDADESLEVTAIHSVAGTLPAHHPLIQTPPFIAPHHSASVTALLGGGTGMARPGAVSKAHRGVLFLDECAEMGAKVLDALRQPLEDGVVRVSRRDGTAVYPARFQLILAANPCPCAPVNDVDCVCTSIVRRRYLGRLSGPLMDRVDIRVQMEPPGNAALMTEQGESTAVVAARVAQARGAARDRWREHRWLTNAEVPGSALRRRYRLAPGAMRPVEMFLGQGRITARGADRALRLAWTLADLRGAAMPDVDDVTQALMYRDRGTR from the coding sequence ATGACCACGCTGGGTCGGGTGCATTCGGTGGGGCTCAACGCGTTCGCCGCGGACGCCATCGAGATCCAGGCCAACATCAGCAGCGGGTTGCCCGGGTTCACCATCAGCGGCAGCGCGGACGCGTCGTTGAAGGAGGCCAAGGACCGGATCCGGGCGGCCATCGGCAACAGCGGTGTGACGTTTCCGGACAAGAAGGTCGTCGTCGCGCTGGCCCCGGCGAACCTGCCGAAGTCCGGTGCGGGTTTCGATCTTCCGATGGCGATCTCGATCCTGGTCGCGCTCGGTGCGGCGCAGACCGCGCTGCTCGGGGAGACGGTGCTGATCGGCGAGCTCGCGCTGGACGGCCGTCTGCGGCCGGTGCCGGGTGTGCTTCCGCTGCTGCTCGGGGCACGGGACGCGGGATTCACGCGGGCCGTCGTCCCGATCGCCAACGTTCGCGAGGCCACACTCGTCGACGGGCTCGAGATCGGCGGCGCGGACGCGCTCGCGGACGTCGTCGCCTGGCTCGCGGGCGAACGGGTCCTCGACACCGTGACCGACCACGACCCGGCGCCGCGAGCCCCGGTGATTCCGGACATGGCCGATGTCGTCGGACAACCGGCGGCCAGACATGCGCTGGAGGTCGCCGCGGCAGGCTCCCACCACATCCTGATGACGGGACCTCCGGGGATCGGCAAGACGATGCTGGCGAGCAGGCTCCCGGGCATCCTGCCGCCGCTCGACGCCGACGAATCGCTGGAGGTGACCGCGATCCACTCGGTCGCCGGCACCCTGCCCGCTCATCACCCGTTGATCCAGACGCCGCCGTTCATCGCCCCGCACCACAGCGCGAGCGTCACCGCGCTCCTCGGCGGAGGCACCGGAATGGCCAGACCCGGGGCGGTCTCCAAAGCACACCGCGGCGTCCTGTTCCTGGACGAGTGCGCCGAGATGGGCGCCAAAGTCCTCGATGCGCTCCGGCAGCCGCTCGAGGACGGCGTCGTCCGAGTGTCCCGGCGGGACGGGACCGCGGTGTATCCGGCGCGCTTCCAGCTGATCCTCGCCGCCAACCCGTGCCCGTGCGCTCCGGTCAACGACGTCGACTGCGTCTGCACGTCCATCGTCCGACGCCGTTACCTCGGACGACTGTCCGGTCCGTTGATGGACCGCGTCGACATCCGCGTGCAGATGGAGCCGCCCGGCAATGCGGCTCTGATGACCGAACAGGGCGAGTCGACGGCGGTCGTCGCGGCACGTGTCGCGCAGGCGCGGGGAGCGGCGCGCGATCGGTGGCGAGAACACCGGTGGCTGACGAACGCCGAGGTCCCCGGCAGCGCACTGCGGCGTCGATACCGGCTGGCGCCCGGCGCGATGCGACCCGTCGAGATGTTCCTCGGACAGGGACGGATCACCGCTCGCGGTGCCGATCGGGCCCTGCGACTGGCCTGGACCCTCGCCGATCTGCGAGGCGCCGCAATGCCCGACGTCGACGATGTGACCCAAGCACTCATGTACCGGGATCGGGGAACCAGATGA
- the dprA gene encoding DNA-processing protein DprA, translating to MSTMDDAERRAWAYLTAVAEPPAASVIELVTAVGAVAAADAVRSRKVPAGHLAALAATEARYATDTGERDVETADRIGARLVTPADEEWPAWSLAVLDRASTAVRGGGPLALWARGPGSLASLGDAAVALVGSRAASSYGEYVAGRFASGLSAQGRTVVSGGAYGIDGAAHRGALAAGGFTVAVLACGIDRDYPAGHARLLQEIAARGLIVSEYAPGTTAAKHRFLTRNRLVAALAGATVVVEAGRRSGAANTAAWATRLGRPLGAVPGAVTSATSVGTHAMIADGQAVLVADVDQVASLVAPDGEDPRGRAPTRRTDDLPPDQFRVVEALPAREPMSIDEISFRAGIPVDAVRRALAALDVETLVEEDGGLWRLRR from the coding sequence ATGAGCACGATGGACGACGCCGAACGCCGGGCGTGGGCGTATCTGACCGCGGTGGCCGAACCGCCCGCCGCATCGGTGATCGAGCTGGTGACCGCGGTCGGCGCGGTGGCCGCGGCCGACGCCGTCCGATCGCGGAAGGTCCCCGCCGGCCACCTCGCGGCGCTCGCCGCGACCGAGGCGAGGTATGCGACCGACACCGGTGAACGCGACGTCGAGACGGCCGACCGCATCGGCGCCCGTCTGGTGACGCCCGCCGACGAGGAGTGGCCCGCGTGGTCGTTGGCCGTACTCGACAGGGCGTCGACGGCCGTGCGTGGCGGCGGTCCCCTCGCGCTCTGGGCGCGCGGTCCCGGGTCGCTCGCCTCACTCGGCGACGCTGCCGTCGCGCTCGTCGGTTCGCGTGCCGCGTCGTCGTACGGGGAGTACGTCGCCGGTCGGTTCGCATCCGGACTCTCGGCGCAGGGGCGGACCGTCGTGTCCGGCGGCGCATACGGGATCGACGGTGCGGCGCACCGCGGCGCGCTGGCCGCGGGCGGGTTCACCGTCGCGGTCCTCGCGTGCGGCATCGACCGCGACTACCCGGCCGGTCATGCGCGCCTGCTCCAGGAGATCGCCGCGCGCGGTCTGATCGTGTCCGAGTACGCGCCGGGCACGACGGCGGCCAAGCACCGATTCCTCACGCGCAACCGGCTGGTGGCGGCGCTCGCGGGCGCGACGGTCGTCGTCGAGGCCGGTCGCCGGTCCGGTGCGGCGAACACGGCTGCCTGGGCCACCAGGCTCGGCCGTCCGTTGGGAGCGGTTCCCGGAGCGGTCACCAGCGCGACGTCGGTCGGCACGCACGCGATGATCGCGGACGGTCAGGCGGTCCTGGTCGCTGACGTCGACCAGGTCGCATCGCTCGTCGCGCCCGACGGGGAGGATCCGCGCGGCCGCGCGCCGACCCGTCGCACCGACGATTTGCCGCCCGATCAGTTCCGTGTGGTCGAAGCGCTGCCCGCCCGCGAGCCGATGTCGATCGACGAGATCTCCTTCCGCGCGGGCATTCCCGTCGACGCCGTCCGTCGCGCGCTGGCCGCGCTCGACGTCGAGACACTGGTCGAGGAGGACGGTGGTCTGTGGCGGCTGCGGCGGTGA
- a CDS encoding siderophore-interacting protein, which produces MAKRQNTMTVLRTEDLTGHIRRIWLGGEGFDDFQATEHTDMYVKIQFAVPDRDEPVLRTYTVRTYDQQARELAIDFVVHGDEGVAGPWAARVQPGESVTFLGPGSKYRPDPAAPWHLIVGDEAGLPAVAAAVEALPADAIAKVFIEVAGPEDEIDIAAPAGAEITWVHRGYSSFEAPDEAAGDNAPIIAAVKSAEWLDGEPHVFIHGEAQAVMKNLRPYVRKERGVSAERAGSISGYWRRGRTEDGFRAWKAEQVAINQADEEKWSKV; this is translated from the coding sequence ATGGCCAAGCGGCAGAACACGATGACGGTGCTGCGCACCGAGGACCTGACCGGACACATCCGGCGGATCTGGCTCGGCGGTGAAGGGTTCGACGACTTCCAGGCCACCGAGCACACCGACATGTACGTGAAGATTCAATTCGCGGTCCCCGACCGCGACGAGCCGGTGCTGCGGACGTACACGGTCCGCACCTACGACCAGCAGGCGCGCGAACTCGCCATCGACTTCGTCGTCCACGGCGACGAGGGCGTCGCCGGACCGTGGGCCGCGCGAGTGCAGCCGGGGGAGAGCGTCACCTTCCTCGGACCGGGCAGCAAGTACCGGCCCGACCCGGCGGCGCCCTGGCATCTGATCGTCGGCGACGAGGCCGGACTGCCCGCGGTGGCCGCGGCGGTCGAAGCGCTGCCCGCGGACGCGATCGCCAAGGTGTTCATCGAGGTGGCCGGTCCGGAGGACGAGATCGACATCGCCGCACCCGCGGGTGCCGAGATCACCTGGGTCCACCGCGGCTACTCGTCGTTCGAGGCGCCAGACGAGGCCGCGGGCGACAACGCGCCGATCATCGCCGCGGTCAAGTCCGCTGAATGGCTCGACGGTGAACCGCACGTCTTCATCCACGGCGAGGCGCAGGCCGTCATGAAGAACCTGCGCCCCTACGTCCGCAAGGAGCGCGGCGTCAGCGCGGAGCGCGCGGGCTCCATCTCCGGATACTGGCGACGCGGCCGCACCGAGGACGGTTTCCGCGCATGGAAGGCCGAACAGGTCGCGATCAACCAGGCCGACGAGGAGAAGTGGTCCAAGGTCTGA
- a CDS encoding tyrosine recombinase XerC — MADVLDAFADHLRYEKARSEHTVRAYLGDVRGLISFAGARGVAIADIDLPLLRSWLAEHTRRGSARTSIARQVSSAKTFCTWAVREEILASNPAARLQAPKAHRVLPHVLAPEQAVAAVDAAAGPSDPVGLRDRLIVELLYSCGIRVGELCGLDLGDVDAERRVIRVIGKGDRQRTAPYGGPAAQALDDWLRTGRPALATAASGEALVLGVKGGRLDQRMARTVVHRATDDGDGNSIGPHGLRHSAATHLLEGGADLRVVQELLGHSSLATTQLYTHVSVERLRAVHDQAHPRA; from the coding sequence ATGGCCGACGTTCTGGACGCATTCGCCGATCACCTGCGGTACGAGAAGGCACGCAGTGAACACACGGTGCGCGCCTACCTCGGCGATGTCCGCGGGCTGATCAGTTTCGCCGGGGCACGCGGCGTCGCGATCGCCGACATCGACCTGCCGCTGCTCCGGTCCTGGCTGGCCGAACACACTCGACGCGGATCGGCGCGCACCTCGATCGCCCGCCAGGTGTCGTCGGCCAAGACCTTCTGCACGTGGGCGGTCCGCGAAGAGATCCTTGCGAGCAATCCGGCGGCGCGCCTGCAGGCGCCGAAAGCGCATCGCGTACTGCCCCACGTCCTCGCACCGGAGCAGGCCGTCGCGGCCGTCGACGCCGCGGCCGGTCCGTCCGATCCGGTCGGACTCCGTGATCGGCTGATCGTCGAACTGCTGTACTCGTGCGGCATCCGAGTGGGAGAACTGTGCGGTCTCGACCTCGGCGACGTCGACGCCGAGCGGCGCGTGATCCGGGTGATCGGCAAGGGCGACCGGCAGCGCACCGCCCCGTACGGCGGGCCAGCCGCGCAGGCCCTCGACGACTGGTTGCGCACGGGTCGTCCCGCGCTGGCGACCGCGGCCTCGGGGGAGGCGCTCGTGCTCGGCGTCAAGGGCGGACGCCTGGATCAGCGGATGGCGCGCACCGTGGTCCATCGGGCCACCGACGACGGCGACGGCAACTCCATCGGACCGCACGGTCTGCGGCACAGCGCCGCGACCCATCTCCTGGAGGGAGGCGCCGATCTGCGAGTCGTCCAGGAACTCCTCGGTCACTCGTCCCTGGCGACGACCCAGCTGTACACGCACGTCAGCGTGGAGCGGCTGCGGGCCGTGCACGATCAGGCGCATCCTCGGGCTTGA
- a CDS encoding M23 family metallopeptidase, whose product MRTLRILAVLCATLLLASVGAAGSAPASRYDWPLAPRPRVLRGFDPPAHRWLAGHRGVDLAGVAGAAVLAARAGTVHFAGSVGGKPTVSILHGDGLLTTYEPVVAQVRRGDHVGRGQVVGTLRDGHEGCAAAACLHWGARRGSGTSAVYLDPLGLLGVLRVRLKPLKPEDAPDRARPAAAPR is encoded by the coding sequence ATGAGGACTCTTCGCATTCTGGCGGTGCTGTGCGCGACGCTGCTGCTCGCATCCGTCGGGGCGGCCGGCTCGGCGCCCGCCTCCCGGTACGACTGGCCGCTCGCACCGCGACCGCGGGTGCTGCGCGGTTTCGACCCGCCGGCCCACCGATGGCTGGCCGGTCATCGCGGGGTCGACCTGGCCGGTGTCGCGGGCGCCGCGGTGCTCGCCGCGCGGGCGGGCACCGTGCACTTCGCCGGCAGCGTCGGAGGCAAGCCGACGGTGTCGATCCTGCACGGTGACGGGCTGCTGACGACCTACGAGCCGGTCGTCGCACAGGTGCGCCGCGGCGATCACGTCGGGCGGGGCCAGGTGGTCGGCACACTGCGGGACGGGCACGAGGGCTGCGCAGCCGCGGCCTGCCTGCACTGGGGCGCACGTCGCGGCAGCGGGACGTCCGCGGTGTACCTGGATCCTCTGGGCCTGCTCGGCGTCCTGCGCGTCCGACTGAAACCGCTCAAGCCCGAGGATGCGCCTGATCGTGCACGGCCCGCAGCCGCTCCACGCTGA